Proteins encoded together in one Hylaeus volcanicus isolate JK05 chromosome 3, UHH_iyHylVolc1.0_haploid, whole genome shotgun sequence window:
- the LOC128874079 gene encoding uncharacterized protein LOC128874079 isoform X1 has protein sequence MSSHIQKSCVGLEATLSDSKKKYGDKVNALLSAWEHVANLIPGATPEATQALIEWVHNHTLKLVLRGEWPSLAPATKTHLSVTLQRCASHLVQHPAAPRCTALIGLVHNPWARPALDSILNGQPDSEHEEEFCCSEKGELLTMRLEILCEDRCEDIAVNLAAACVRSLRRSDRLRSLSDSQHVHYMIDVYIVLLFKLKRMQDIFAQLKLMDIRDGLELVQRLSGERPTKYGTARVWRNSVKAAELVAQYLVTAGMVSPVSDTGAHILEQILSSWAILHSKLKDVDTPLPGVIRKLIEPAESAQHIYIFCAVLAKHFGDSIKPLVIELYIRALTTDMNELESQKAKSDKEKVRETAKRLSAQFLKLAVVVDSNIGIARECVLTAFSLHPTRACYDRIKEIAVACGKTKEDGSTADENVDKLKHAIENNHSNAGLTQNENATVEKNENGESSSSLYGSSLLSTSSLSDPSAAVTTSTVMKKGIDFQNGQVCKNFDRTDQLLKSLLTAPRKGESTLKAGDRCPLHAKREPLFNEPLGELCFNCGEFTGTDIADQKAKDTNESTSGNVERSLDALILIKGDAVTGSSNYDEKSVPNQVLDAEKLGLSPQLCDDLAVVLSSPRYHMLSWVLDWKELNSLCERYLENAEEMRNTNKELKYLNIDYSQFKDWPSEDDTKDIFFGIEKGYEQWVDMPSDNSEQFGSFQPAGTYKRSSTRRSLDDTTTDSDSGSVLRIRRTGKQRKIHRLVSSESDYDSAEHKMKHFRNTVSSLSDSDSNTQDSQADSLGSDNCRLETKKKTGKSSGKEANKKRPKSAKLTVESVSHFHMLVNENVRRTNPNEDASGSDVSSNDIITLFSADMDENKRETIKGSAYTAAAPLIITERRSDPAVLKSLRMFRPQNSKKPTRISQILQKNLLNKSKDNNLENNANSVTKFAPMLSTLNLNPKIVLTRADEIDRRLICSKKQQRLSTGDITSELMNIQKNMPFSPNKNAMSTYQKQKGNRGTNTTKSDLGSINRGRDLNSKSNLGKRKFDILAKAVRDSDILAKNVPGLNSLDMMVPPRMRPTVNVVQLSRNIPQSPNSGSVNSGNTPPRPNRTPSVAGNIQLPGTPSSGGHDSGVGMSPAGQTPPPRSSTLPDVGEEANQPPDGSPTSSMTTNVSSQLEPDSSPRTVPIRRNQQSQSPKKSPSPCSAVTTTTTTTTTTTSSAVATATASIASEQLQIVCKPDGTYQLASVNPNVVSSQRSVLNLQNIDDGGSVGGFSRQTQHGENATSRNTYDRLTSTKTTAQSGQNAGLPKFQQAFRKTIYTLSTDASSGTTSGPATETLVQAASPQKTTNLSKAVQTSVPNAQQSNPSAGINVQSIANIPTNALQLSTGRQILNIVQSSGNNANVATSPNTNQTLTQLVQSVQNASPGVIYTHKIPVTISTTNPSQLNIIPTISHANSIPTGRTPVVKLNIIRATTPLRQQNITGAIQAVLTAPRLQQQQQQPQPQQQQQQQQQPPAVRTDSLIGSPIEVPNQVSSTTLEQLREFESVLEQVKERSTIQPQSHQMISTAATTTVQTQTTTQQTQATKQQQQQQQQQQVSVSALAQQLLMPTQQATNTDFASNGNTVNFQQDIFSQKVSLAYVNQNTAATGTAKTPNTAPVVVVTSYCQPAASPALSVTSQSSSSPCVTPAPAPIPSAGKTPPTPPSSKTVKKSAPKTVKTSATNTSKASPIPKPQQKPQEDEQTAQRIYAILDEYAEQLRNSPDLNNKPAPRRRSNPPTNPSQSSKRKKSSANKAKPVGQQNSELSPSTDDLGRTMGSEDSSSGVVHVQDSPAAGFPAPEESTSNVGNVTDASAEVRNLTNDSNDGVELNVKRRNLIFAEPGSGQPRAVIVQEAVQTSSVSVSEALASVTGKMGSTAVLVPGTNYILPMNLMKGGQQFTIVSSGSKLLATVPATVRTTGNTGVSNTLVLQSFLNQAGKIISQPAQVKQVKIPTLQTLSGNQTLTAAQNVQAASVVIPPSGNGGQFTAETATATATEKSNIIGDLTMAKTDTVTGGVPVEPPSNAIVVNKSNSAIGLIQRNLNEASESQQICGVITSNPNLTLQGTRLFNSSIHKLSTPAGLKSENVVCLTPTAATIAHTTEKKPSQESQVHNEKPVSIQTGATIALAFATQSDVSMLNDSQQQQQQQQKDMKEISTDIIHGGKIISPKAVKRKIDDAMGMSAKVPKTLIASNSVVCSSNARSLQNNAAVDSMSTIVTSKQPGIMDNATQFLVTGGPSSSDSQESPIQQSSEGIDVSCKVGNGLLYGNARLQEAWEPEGKVSPDTPWRYVPTSTNSLNIEPLNSRYADNPENVQSVLQIINKGQGIEMAGGQIYQTNTKKYFMNHTLEPFQQYTNKSNMMKTPLTPRLERELLQQKMERKAAAIEREMRLQKSLSEECEDLGVDEPSTSDLFPEADLLFDTNHSPSFDHSSQDASCSQPLGMKSYGGSYFRSLDSSSGSRDASPVADFKVNERRKITSQRTRSSKDSLKRSKREKVEDLHLENPVKHLRLTLDNSSQDEASNSNSDVSRLSPTNLGSLENDSLKNTGRTKIVSRNGSKEGSPSSVSSIPSNMKLDIDLDSESLPPTINVNNVSAASSGDESLTLLSGNTADVTIPSPLSPIAGPMLSTHKYTYTNKKRIASKVTRMDYLSWESPMSERMRSSSDEEDSSVSESIGSQPEENALSNGLDDAVQSLKSLSSERRCSYLKKKEKLEVNTRVVLNRSDHKSGSLSKRIKASESIQDSMMISSDKASEASDDETSNIALVEPDCRARRSSLRGHVKKGCACCNGSPERPKKKSVKSDHSRLKKRLSAKQAGKKR, from the exons GGGCTTGAAGCGACACTGAGTGACAGCAAAAAGAAGTACGGTGACAAGGTGAATGCACTTCTGTCCGCCTGGGAGCATGTCGCCAATCTCATTCCTGGGGCAACGCCAGAGGCCACCCAGGCTCTCATAGAATGGGTTCACAA CCACACATTGAAATTGGTACTGCGCGGGGAGTGGCCGTCGTTGGCACCCGCGACGAAGACGCACCTCAGCGTAACTCTGCAGAGGTGTGCGTCTCACCTGGTGCAACACCCCGCTGCACCCAGGTGTACTGCCCTGATAGGTCTGGTACACAATCCATGGGCACGTCCCGCTCTCGACAGTATACTTAACGGCCAACCGGATTCCGAACATGAAGAGG AATTCTGCTGTTCGGAGAAAGGCGAACTGTTAACGATGAGGCTGGAGATACTTTGCGAGGACCGCTGCGAGGACATAGCAGTGAACCTCGCCGCCGCTTGTGTTCGTTCTCTGCGGCGGAGCGATCGGTTGCGCTCGCTGTCGGATTCTCAACACGTTCACTACATGATCGACGTCTACATTGTTCTCctgtttaaattgaaacgcATGCAAGATATATTCGCTCAA TTAAAATTAATGGACATCCGCGACGGATTGGAGTTGGTCCAAAGACTCAGCGGCGAAAGACCAACGAAATATGGAACTGCGCGTGTTTGGAGGAATTCGGTAAAGGCTGCCGAATTAGTTGCACAATATCTCGTTACCGCCGGCATGGTTAGCCCCGTGTCGGACACGGGTGCGCATATTTTGGAACAAATTCTCAGCTCCTGGGCGATATTGCATTCGAAATTAAAGGACGTCGACACTCCGTTGCCGGGGGTGATAAGGAAATTAATCGAACCCGCCGAGAGCGCCCAGCATATCTACATCTTTTGCGCCGTGCTTGCGAAACAT TTTGGCGATAGCATAAAGCCTCTGGTGATCGAGCTGTACATCAGGGCGTTGACGACGGACATGAACGAGCTGGAGAGTCAAAAGGCAAAGTCCGACAAGGAGAAGGTCCGCGAGACCGCGAAACGTTTGAGCGCTCAGTTCCTTAAACTGGCGGTAGTGGTTGACAGCAACATCGGCATCGCTCGGGAATGCGTTCTTACCGCGTTTTCTCTGCATCCTACGCGAGCATGCTACGACAGGATCAAAGAGATCGCTGTGGCTTGCGGAAAGACGAAAGAGGATGGGTCAACGGCCGATGAAAATGTTGACAAGCTCAAACACGCGATCGAGAATAATCATTCCAACGCAGGGTTGACGCAGAACGAGAACGCCACCGTGGAGAAGAACGAAAATGGGGAATCGTCTTCGTCTTTGTACGGTTCATCCTTGCTTTCGACATCCTCGTTGTCCGACCCGAGCGCAGCTGTTACGACGTCGACGGTAATGAAGAAGGGCATCGATTTTCAGAACGGCCAAGTGTGCAAGAACTTCGATCGGACGGATCAATTATTGAAAAGTCTTTTAACCGCTCCAAGAAAGGGCGAGTCGACGCTGAAAGCGGGCGACAGGTGTCCCTTACATGCGAAGAGAGAACCACTGTTCAATGAACCGCTGGGCGAGCTTTGTTTTAATTGCGGCGAGTTTACAGGGACCGATATCGCCGACCAAAAGGCCAAGGATACGAACGAATCGACGTCTGGGAACGTGGAGAGATCGCTGGATGCGTTGATACTGATCAAAGGCGACGCTGTCACGGGCTCGTCGAATTACGATGAGAAATCGGTGCCGAATCAAGTCCTGGACGCGGAGAAGCTTGGCTTGTCGCCGCAACTTTGCGATGATTTGGCCGTGGTTCTGAGCAGTCCTCGCTATCACATGCTCAGCTGGGTGTTGGATTGGAAGGAGCTGAACAGCCTGTGCGAGAGATACTTAGAGAACGCCGAAGAGATGAGAAACACCAACAAAGAACTGAAGTATCTCAATATCGATTATTCGCAATTCAAAGATTGGCCTTCGGAGGACGACACCAAGGATATCTTTTTCGGCATCGAGAAGGGATACGAGCAATGGGTCGACATGCCTTCCGACAACTCTGAGCAGTTTGGTAGCTTTCAGCCTGCTGGAACGTACAAGAGATCCTCGACCAGAAGGAGTCTCGACGATACTACCACGGATTCTGACAGCGGAAGTGTACTTCGCATCAGGAGGACGGGAAAGCAAAGGAAGATTCACAGGCTGGTGTCATCTGAGAGCGACTACGACAGCGCGgaacataaaatgaaacactTCAGGAACACGGTCAGCTCGTTGTCTGACAGCGACAGCAACACGCAAGACAGTCAGGCGGATAGTCTCGGTAGCGATAATTGTCGAttagaaacgaagaagaagaccgGTAAATCGTCTGGCAAGGAGGCGAACAAGAAACGTCCCAAGTCGGCGAAATTGACCGTGGAGTCGGTCTCGCATTTTCACATGCTCGTCAACGAGAACGTTCGACGCACGAATCCAAACGAAGATGCGAGCGGTTCCGACGTGAGCAGCAACGATATCATAACACTGTTCTCAGCCGATATGGACGAGAACAAACGCGAGACGATCAAAGGCTCGGCGTACACGGCAGCCGCGCCGTTGATAATCACCGAAAGAAGAAGCGACCCCGCGGTACTTAAATCTCTGAGAATGTTCAGGCCACAGAACTCGAAGAAGCCCACAAGAATTTCacaaatattgcaaaagaatCTGCTGAACAAGAGCAAGGacaataatttagaaaataacgCGAACAGCGTGACGAAATTCGCCCCCATGCTCAGCACGTTGAACTTGAATCCGAAGATAGTGTTGACCAGGGCGGACGAGATCGACAGAAGACTGATTTGTTCGAAGAAACAGCAACGATTGAGCACAGGCGACATCACCAGCGAGCTGATGAACATTCAGAAGAACATGCCGTTCTCGCCGAACAAGAACGCGATGTCTACGTATCAGAAGCAGAAGGGGAACAGAGGAACGAACACGACCAAGTCGGATCTAGGTTCCATCAACAGGGGACGAGACTTGAACTCCAAGTCGAATTTGGGGAAGCGAAAGTTCGATATCCTCGCGAAGGCTGTCAGAGACTCGGACATATTGGCGAAAAATGTTCCAGGCTTGAACTCGTTGGACATGATGGTGCCGCCACGAATGCGACCCACCGTGAACGTAGTGCAACTCTCTAGAAACATTCCACAGAGCCCGAATTCGGGCTCGGTTAACAGCGGCAATACTCCTCCTAGACCGAATAGAACACCGAGCGTGGCTGGAAACATTCAATTGCCTGGCACACCCTCCTCTGGGGGACACGACAGCGGCGTGGGTATGAGCCCGGCCGGACAAACACCTCCTCCCAGATCGTCGACTCTTCCCGACGTAGGCGAGGAGGCGAATCAACCACCCGATGGCTCGCCGACTTCCTCGATGACCACGAACGTGTCTAGTCAACTGGAGCCGGATTCGAGTCCCAGAACAGTGCCGATTCGTCGGAATCAGCAAAGTCAGTCGCCCAAAAAGTCGCCTTCTCCTTGTTCCGCAGTCACGACGAcgaccaccaccaccaccaccacgaCAAGCTCAGCCGTTGCTACGGCTACCGCAAGCATCGCGTCCGAGCAGTTGCAGATCGTCTGCAAACCGGACGGTACTTATCAGTTGGCCTCCGTGAACCCAAACGTCGTATCCAGTCAAAGGAGCGTTCTCAATCTGCAAAATATAGACGACGGGGGAAGCGTTGGTGGCTTCTCTCGGCAGACCCAGCACGGAGAGAACGCAACCAGCAGAAATACGTACGATAGACTAACGTCTACGAAGACAACCGCGCAATCCGGACAAAACGCTGGCCTGCCAAAGTTTCAGCAGGCGTTCCGTAAAACTATATACACGCTTTCGACGGATGCATCGAGTGGCACCACCAGCGGCCCAGCGACGGAGACGCTCGTTCAAGCGGCGTCACCGCAAAAGACAACGAATCTCTCGAAGGCGGTGCAAACGTCCGTGCCCAACGCTCAACAGTCGAATCCATCCGCGGGAATCAATGTGCAGTCCATCGCAAACATTCCGACGAACGCGTTGCAGCTGTCCACCGGCAGGCAGATACTAAACATCGTGCAGAGCTCTGGGAATAACGCGAACGTGGCGACCAGCCCGAATACCAATCAAACGCTGACGCAACTAGTGCAGAGCGTGCAAAATGCCTCGCCTGGTGTGATATACACGCACAAAATTCCTGTAACGATATCCACCACGAATCCAAGTCAACTGAACATCATACCCACTATATCGCACGCAAACTCGATACCAACGGGAAGAACACCGGTAGTCAAGTTGAACATTATCCGTGCTACGACTCCTTTAAGGCAACAGAACATCACTGGAGCCATCCAAGCAGTTCTGACGGCTCCCAGAttgcagcagcaacaacagcaaccTCAAccgcagcaacaacaacaacaacaacaacagccaCCAGCAGTTAGAACGGACAGTTTGATCGGCTCTCCCATCGAAGTCCCGAATCAAGTCAGTTCGACGACTCTGGAACAACTGAGGGAGTTTGAGAGCGTGTTGGAACAAGTAAAGGAGAGGAGCACTATACAACCGCAGTCTCATCAAATGATATCCACCGCCGCTACGACTACCGTGCAAACGCAAACGACCACCCAACAGACCCAAGCTACcaaacaacaacagcagcagcaacaacagcaacaggtTTCTGTCAGCGCCCTCGCGCAGCAACTCTTGATGCCCACGCAGCAAGCCACCAACACCGACTTCGCGAGCAACGGCAACACGGTCAATTTCCAACAGGATATATTCTCTCAGAAGGTTTCCTTGGCTTACGTGAATCAAAATACCGCGGCAACAGGAACTGCCAAGACTCCCAACACCGCTCCTGTCGTCGTGGTGACGAGTTACTGTCAACCAGCAGCCTCTCCGGCCTTGAGCGTCACTTCTCAGAGTTCTTCCAGCCCGTGCGTCACACCAGCACCCGCGCCCATACCATCCGCAGGGAAGACGCCGCCCACGCCACCCTCCTCGAAGACGGTGAAGAAATCTGCGCCCAAGACCGTGAAAACCAGCGCCACGAACACGTCCAAGGCGTCGCCGATCCCCAAGCCGCAACAGAAACCTCAAGAGGACGAACAGACCGCTCAGAGGATCTACGCCATCTTGGACGAGTACGCGGAGCAGCTGCGAAACTCGCCCGATCTGAACAACAAACCAGCGCCGAGGAGACGATCGAATCCGCCGACGAATCCTAGTCAGTCCTCGAAAAGGAAGAAGTCCAGCGCGAACAAGGCGAAACCGGTCGGTCAACAAAACTCGGAGCTGAGCCCCAGCACTGACGACCTCGGCAGGACCATGGGCAGCGAGGATTCCTCCAGCGGTGTCGTTCACGTGCAGGACAGCCCTGCTGCAGGCTTCCCAGCTCCCGAAGAATCCACCAGCAATGTCGGAAACGTCACAGACGCCAGCGCCGAAGTTCGAAACCTGACCAACGATTCCAACGACGGAGTCGAGCTGAACGTCAAGAGGCGAAACCTGATTTTCGCCGAGCCTGGCTCTGGACAGCCGAGAGCTGTGATCGTCCAGGAGGCCGTGCAGACGAGTTCCGTGAGCGTAAGCGAGGCTCTGGCCTCCGTAACAGGAAAAATGGGAAGCACGGCTGTCCTGGTTCCGGGCACCAATTACATCCTGCCGATGAACCTGATGAAGGGCGGCCAGCAATTCACGATAGTGTCCAGCGGATCGAAGCTACTCGCCACGGTGCCCGCGACGGTTCGAACCACTGGGAACACCGGCGTCTCGAACACTTTGGTACTGCAATCGTTTTTGAATCAAGCGGGGAAAATCATCTCGCAGCCGGCACAGGTAAAGCAAGTGAAGATACCGACGTTGCAGACATTGTCTGGCAATCAGACGCTAACGGCCGCGCAGAACGTTCAGGCAGCTTCCGTAGTCATTCCTCCGAGTGGAAACGGTGGCCAATTTACCGCGGAGACAGCGACGGCGACGGCAACGGAGAAGAGTAATATCATCGGTGATTTGACCATGGCGAAAACCGATACAGTCACGGGTGGAGTGCCCGTCGAGCCGCCCTCAAACGCAATCGTCGTGAACAAAAGTAATTCGGCTATTGGTTTGATTCAACGAAATTTGAACGAAGCTTCAGAGAGCCAACAGATATGCGGGGTTATCACCAGCAATCCCAACTTGACTCTTCAGGGAACGAGACTGTTCAATTCGTCTATACACAAATTGTCGACGCCTGCGGGACTGAAGTCTGAGAATGTGGTGTGTCTGACACCGACAGCAGCAACGATCGCTCACACAACCGAGAAGAAACCATCGCAGGAGTCCCAAGTTCACAACGAGAAGCCAGTTTCCATTCAAACGGGAGCGACGATCGCGTTAGCTTTCGCTACACAGTCGGACGTTTCCATGCTGAACGACagtcaacaacaacaacaacagcagcaaaAAGATATGAAGGAGATATCGACGGATATAATCCACGGCGGCAAGATCATCTCCCCGAAGgcagtgaaaagaaaaatcgacgaCGCTATGGGTATGTCGGCGAAAGTTCCGAAAACCTTGATAGCTTCCAACTCTGTCGTTTGTTCGAGCAACGCCAGGTCGTTGCAGAATAACGCGGCTGTCG ATTCCATGTCCACGATCGTGACCAGCAAACAACCAGGGATAATGGACAATGCGACACAGTTCTTGGTAACCGGCGGTCCAAGCAGTTCCGACAGTCAAGAGTCGCCTATTCAGCAATCCAGCGAGGGTATCGACGTGTCCTGCAAAGTTGGAAACGGCTTATTGTACGGAAACGCGAGGTTACAAGAAGCTTGGGAACCGGAAGGCAAAGTTTCGCCAGACACGCCGTGGCGATACGTTCCTACGTCCACGAATTCTCTGAACATCGAGCCCCTGAACTCCAGATACGCCGACAACCCAGAGAACGTGCAAAGCGTTCTGCAGATTATCAACAAAGGCCAGGGTATCGAGATGGCGGGCGGACAGATTTATCAAACCAACacgaaaaagtattttatgaaTCACACTTTGGAGCCGTTTCAGCAATACacgaataaaagtaacatGATGAAGACGCCGCTGACGCCCAGATTGGAACGGGAACTGTTGCAGCAAAAAATGGAGAGGAAAGCCGCGGCAATAGAGCGCGAGATGAGGCTACAGAAAAGTTTGTCCGAGGAATGCGAGGATCTGGGGGTAGATGAACCCAGTACCAGCGATTTGTTCCCTGAAGCCGACCTCTTGTTCGACACGAATCACTCGCCCTCGTTCGATCACTCGTCCCAAGACGCGTCGTGCAGTCAGCCGCTAGGTATGAAATCGTATGGCGGTTCTTATTTCCGTTCTCTGGATTCGTCGAGCGGGAGCAGGGACGCCAGTCCCGTCGCCGACTTCAAGGTAAACGAACGTAGAAAAATCACCAGCCAGCGGACAAGGTCCTCGAAGGACTCCTTGAAGAGATCGAAGAGGGAAAAAGTGGAAGATCTCCATTTGGAAAATCCAGTGAAGCACTTGCGATTAACCTTGGACAACTCGAGCCAGGACGAGGCGTCGAACAGTAATTCCGATGTCTCGAGGCTCTCGCCTACGAACTTGGGATCCTTGGAGAACGACTCGTTGAAGAACACCGGTCGAACGAAGATCGTGTCGAGGAACGGATCGAAAGAGGGCTCGCCGAGCAGCGTATCCAGCATTCCATCTAACATGAAGCTAGACATAGACCTGGACTCGGAATCGCTACCGCCAACCATCAACGTGAACAACGTGTCCGCGGCGAGCTCCGGCGACGAAAGTCTGACTCTGCTCAGCGGTAACACCGCAGACGTTACCATACCCTCGCCGCTCTCGCCTATCGCCGGACCCATGCTGTCCACGCACAAATATACTTACACCAATAAGAAACGCATAGCGTCCAAGGTGACGAGAATGGATTACCTTTCCTGGGAGAGTCCGATGTCCGAGAGGATGAGATCGAGCAGCGACGAGGAGGATTCCAGCGTGAGCGAGTCGATCGGCAGCCAACCAGAGGAGAACGCTCTGAGCAACGGTCTCGACGACGCGGTGCAAAGTCTCAAGTCGTTGTCCAGCGAACGGCGTTgcagttatttgaaaaaaaaggagaagctAGAGGTAAACACGAGGGTGGTGCTGAATCGATCCGATCACAAGTCTGGCAGTCTCTCGAAGCGTATAAAAGCGTCGGAATCGATCCAAGACTCGATGATGATCTCCAGCGACAAGGCCTCCGAGGCCTCGGATGACGAGACGAGCAACATCGCGCTAGTCGAACCCGATTGTCGAGCGAGACGATCGAGCTTAAGGGGTCACGTTAAGAAGGGATGCGCCTGCTGCAACGGTTCCCCGGAACGACCGAAGAAAAAATCCGTCAAGTCGGATCATTCGAGGCTAAAGAAACGATTGTCCGCGAAACAGGCTGGGAAGAAAAGGTAG